From Corynebacterium sp. BD556, the proteins below share one genomic window:
- the gcvT gene encoding glycine cleavage system aminomethyltransferase GcvT, giving the protein MPESPLRETHEKLGATFTDFGGWTMPLKYGSELKEHRSVREDVGVFDLSHMGEIEVTGPDAGAFLDYALISSLSNLTVGKAKYSMIVAENGGIIDDLITYRLAENRFLVVPNAANTNAVWLSFEARAADFDVTLNNRSEDLGLVAVQGPGALGLVDKLVDGSPADLAYYSAAEMKLGDVDVIVARTGYTGEDGFELIAAAEDTTTVWEAVIDHSTPCGLAARDSLRLEASMPLYGRELSAEITPVEAGMSRAFATKEADFVGKEALTGREAEVVIAGLTSEQRRAAREGSEIFRGEEKIGVVTSGQPSPTLGHPIALAHLDPAHAEVGTEVEIDIRGRRYPFTITKTPFYTRKDT; this is encoded by the coding sequence ATGCCGGAATCACCGCTGAGAGAAACCCACGAAAAGCTCGGCGCCACCTTCACCGACTTTGGCGGCTGGACCATGCCGTTGAAGTACGGCTCCGAGTTGAAAGAGCACCGTTCGGTGCGCGAGGATGTAGGCGTTTTCGACTTATCCCACATGGGTGAAATTGAGGTCACAGGCCCAGATGCCGGGGCGTTTTTGGATTACGCTTTGATTTCTTCGCTGTCGAACCTCACCGTGGGCAAGGCGAAGTACTCGATGATCGTCGCAGAAAACGGCGGCATTATCGACGATTTGATCACCTACCGCCTCGCCGAGAATCGTTTCTTGGTGGTGCCCAACGCCGCCAACACCAACGCGGTGTGGCTTTCTTTCGAGGCCCGCGCCGCCGACTTCGACGTGACCTTGAACAACCGCAGTGAGGACCTCGGCCTTGTTGCGGTGCAGGGTCCGGGGGCTTTGGGGCTCGTCGATAAGCTTGTCGACGGCTCCCCCGCCGACCTTGCCTACTACAGCGCCGCCGAGATGAAACTCGGTGACGTCGACGTCATCGTCGCGCGCACCGGCTACACCGGCGAGGACGGCTTCGAACTCATTGCCGCCGCCGAGGACACCACCACTGTCTGGGAGGCCGTAATTGACCACTCCACCCCCTGTGGTTTGGCGGCGCGCGACTCGCTGCGCCTCGAGGCCTCCATGCCGCTTTACGGCCGTGAGCTTTCTGCTGAGATCACCCCAGTAGAAGCGGGCATGTCGCGTGCTTTTGCCACCAAGGAGGCGGATTTCGTGGGCAAGGAGGCCTTGACCGGCCGCGAAGCCGAAGTTGTGATTGCGGGTTTGACCTCTGAGCAGCGCCGCGCCGCCCGTGAAGGCTCCGAGATCTTCCGCGGCGAGGAGAAGATCGGCGTGGTCACTTCCGGGCAACCTTCCCCCACTCTCGGCCATCCAATTGCTTTGGCGCACCTCGATCCGGCGCACGCCGAGGTGGGCACGGAAGTTGAAATTGACATCCGCGGACGCCGTTATCCGTTTACCATCACTAAGACACCCTTCTACACACGAAAGGACACCTAG
- the gcvH gene encoding glycine cleavage system protein GcvH → MALQQDFYYSEDHEWINSTPDAAVGAKVRVGITDVAADRLGDVVHAELPSVGDEVTAGEVCGEIESTKSVSDLYSPVTGTVTAVNEDIDGEFEVINSDPYGEGWLFEVEVTEVGPLMNADEYAAQNGI, encoded by the coding sequence ATGGCACTGCAGCAGGATTTCTACTACTCCGAGGACCACGAGTGGATCAACTCCACCCCGGACGCCGCAGTGGGCGCCAAGGTTCGTGTCGGAATCACCGACGTTGCCGCTGACCGCCTCGGCGACGTCGTCCACGCGGAATTGCCCTCTGTGGGCGATGAAGTCACCGCAGGTGAGGTATGCGGCGAGATCGAGTCCACTAAGTCCGTTTCGGACCTGTACTCCCCCGTCACCGGCACCGTCACCGCAGTCAACGAGGACATCGACGGCGAGTTCGAGGTGATCAACTCCGACCCCTACGGCGAGGGTTGGCTTTTCGAGGTTGAAGTTACCGAGGTCGGCCCGCTCATGAACGCCGACGAGTACGCCGCCCAAAACGGCATCTAA
- the lipB gene encoding lipoyl(octanoyl) transferase LipB: MTSAPREPFFPADKSIRASEAPLDVRYLGLVDYQQAWDLQADLAGKRGRDQIGDTVLVLEHPYTYTAGKRTQPADMPDDDSPVVVVDRGGRITWHGEGQLVVYPIVKLAEPVDVVDYVRRLEEAIIATVRAAGISTAGRIAGRSGVWVPAATKAKDPAASHRDRKIAALGIRITRGVTMHGLSLNCNNSLAAYEHIIACGIDDADVTTMSMELGRNVDPGDVDKQLVDALIRALAGDLSVANHTFGSAPNPSKGVRGRDTIRP; the protein is encoded by the coding sequence ATGACATCAGCCCCACGCGAGCCCTTCTTTCCCGCCGATAAATCCATTCGAGCCTCAGAGGCGCCGCTCGACGTGCGCTACCTGGGGCTCGTCGATTATCAGCAGGCGTGGGACCTTCAGGCTGACCTTGCGGGCAAGCGGGGCCGCGATCAGATCGGGGACACGGTGCTGGTGCTTGAGCATCCTTACACCTACACGGCCGGCAAGCGTACGCAGCCGGCGGACATGCCTGATGACGACTCCCCGGTCGTCGTTGTCGACCGGGGCGGGCGCATCACCTGGCACGGGGAGGGTCAGCTTGTGGTCTACCCCATTGTGAAACTTGCCGAACCGGTCGACGTGGTGGATTATGTGCGCCGCCTGGAGGAGGCGATCATCGCCACTGTGCGTGCGGCGGGCATCAGCACCGCTGGCCGCATCGCGGGCCGCTCCGGGGTGTGGGTGCCGGCCGCGACCAAGGCGAAGGACCCCGCTGCCTCCCACCGCGACCGCAAAATTGCGGCGCTGGGTATACGCATCACCCGCGGGGTGACCATGCACGGGTTGTCTTTGAACTGCAACAATTCCCTTGCTGCCTATGAGCACATCATCGCTTGCGGCATTGACGACGCGGACGTGACCACCATGAGCATGGAGCTGGGGCGAAACGTGGATCCGGGCGATGTTGACAAGCAGCTTGTCGACGCCCTAATCCGCGCCCTGGCCGGTGACCTTAGTGTTGCCAACCACACCTTCGGCTCTGCACCGAACCCCTCAAAAGGTGTGCGTGGGCGCGACACCATCCGCCCCTAA
- the lipA gene encoding lipoyl synthase yields MTVAPEGRKLLRVEKRNAETPIEQKPRWIRNAVKTGPEYEDMKQKVKGASLHTVCQEAGCPNIHECWESREATFLIGGANCSRRCDFCQINTAKPEPLDREEPRRVAESVREMNLNYSTITGVTRDDLEDEGAWLYAEVVRKIHELNPHTGVENLTPDFSGKPDLLQEVFEARPEVFAHNVETVPRIFRRIRPAFRYDRSLDVLRQAHDFGLITKSNLILGMGETKEEVMEALRDLVDAGTDIVTITQYLRPGPLFHPIERWVKPEEFIEYRDAAYEMGFGAVMSGPLVRSSYRAGKLYVEAMAHRGRELPENLKHLADTSQGDTAQEASTLLRKYGPSQDTPVTTR; encoded by the coding sequence GTGACTGTTGCACCAGAAGGACGAAAGCTGCTCCGCGTTGAGAAGCGGAACGCTGAGACCCCGATCGAGCAGAAACCGCGCTGGATCCGCAACGCGGTGAAAACGGGTCCCGAATACGAGGACATGAAGCAGAAGGTGAAGGGCGCATCCCTCCACACTGTGTGCCAAGAGGCAGGATGCCCCAACATCCACGAATGTTGGGAATCTCGTGAGGCGACATTTCTCATCGGCGGCGCCAATTGCTCACGCCGCTGCGATTTCTGCCAGATCAACACGGCCAAGCCCGAACCACTCGACCGCGAGGAACCGCGGCGCGTCGCGGAATCCGTCCGCGAGATGAACCTGAACTACTCCACTATCACCGGCGTGACCCGCGACGACCTCGAAGACGAAGGCGCGTGGCTCTACGCGGAGGTTGTGCGCAAAATCCACGAACTCAACCCCCACACCGGGGTGGAAAACCTCACCCCCGACTTCTCCGGCAAACCGGACCTGCTTCAGGAGGTATTCGAGGCGCGCCCCGAGGTCTTCGCCCACAACGTCGAAACGGTGCCTCGCATCTTCCGCCGTATCCGCCCCGCGTTTCGCTACGACCGTTCCCTTGATGTCCTCCGCCAAGCCCACGACTTCGGGTTGATCACCAAATCCAACCTGATCCTGGGCATGGGCGAGACGAAAGAGGAGGTTATGGAGGCTCTGCGCGATCTTGTCGACGCCGGCACCGATATCGTCACCATCACCCAGTACCTGCGCCCCGGGCCCCTTTTCCACCCGATTGAGCGGTGGGTCAAACCGGAGGAGTTCATCGAGTACCGCGACGCGGCCTACGAGATGGGTTTCGGTGCCGTCATGTCCGGCCCGCTGGTTCGCTCCTCTTACCGCGCCGGCAAGCTCTACGTGGAAGCCATGGCCCACCGTGGCCGCGAGCTTCCAGAAAACCTCAAACACTTGGCCGATACTTCCCAGGGCGACACTGCCCAGGAAGCCTCGACCTTGCTGCGCAAGTACGGTCCGTCGCAGGACACACCGGTGACAACCCGCTAA
- a CDS encoding acyl-CoA dehydrogenase family protein, with the protein MSTPTSKKTSADSTNVTGTDIERKKSTAKPEKNQPATLPATPDESAIQDLAAVLDGNYKQRKDSLRPLLNNPDFLPPVGAAIEDYREDTLKKVRLIAEAGDIQKSFSPLNGGNAEVAAGVSSLELIAQINNSACIKAGVQFGLWGGAIDALGTERHVEFAKGAMDVSMPGCFAMTEMGHGSNVQQIETTATYDPETKEFVINSPTPGSKKAYIGNAARDGRWAAVFAQLYTPDSEESHGVHCLIVRIREDDGTPAKGVTPSDHGHKGGLLGVDNGMLMFDNVRVPRENLLNRFGDVAEDGTYSSPIESKNRRFFTMLATLVRGRLGVGASAAGATRAGLAIAVKYANIRRQFEAGEVGTESRLIDYRVHRRRLLIPVARSYALAVFQNKLLDRFQEQTNAITSGNWNPADPTDEQDRAGREMESLAAIFKATAATHANRSLQEAREACGGAGYMAENLLTTFRADVDIFTTFEGDDTILRQLVGKNLLTAYGREVSEMSPFGMARFVAANVGDILTRRSGIAAGVQSIQDRMSGTDSLFDAETQLHVVQTREEQVLNSLVRRVQVARKMERAEAAKVIDKAQDHLLAAAVAYGDRMMVQSMIEAEQTIPEDSPARAVFEQLRHLFVLDTITTHADWYQEHNVLHSGRLKAAKAAVNDLVDSLGPWSEVIVDAFQIPQVVLDRPMMVNGGTDKS; encoded by the coding sequence ATGTCCACCCCAACCAGTAAAAAAACCTCCGCGGACAGCACCAATGTCACCGGGACCGACATCGAGCGCAAAAAGTCGACTGCGAAACCGGAGAAGAACCAGCCGGCCACTTTGCCAGCAACCCCTGATGAAAGCGCAATTCAGGATTTGGCGGCCGTCCTCGACGGAAACTACAAGCAGCGCAAGGATTCCTTGCGCCCGCTGCTCAACAACCCCGACTTCCTGCCGCCGGTCGGCGCTGCCATTGAGGACTACCGCGAGGACACGCTGAAGAAGGTTCGTCTCATCGCGGAAGCTGGAGACATTCAGAAGTCTTTCTCCCCCCTCAACGGTGGCAATGCCGAAGTGGCTGCGGGCGTGTCCTCGTTGGAGCTCATTGCCCAGATCAACAACTCAGCCTGCATCAAGGCTGGTGTGCAGTTCGGGCTATGGGGCGGCGCTATCGACGCCTTGGGCACCGAACGCCACGTGGAGTTTGCCAAGGGAGCAATGGACGTATCCATGCCGGGCTGCTTCGCCATGACCGAAATGGGACACGGCTCCAACGTGCAGCAGATCGAAACCACCGCCACCTACGACCCGGAGACGAAGGAGTTTGTGATCAATTCGCCGACTCCGGGATCGAAGAAGGCCTACATCGGCAACGCCGCGCGCGACGGGCGGTGGGCCGCTGTGTTTGCCCAGCTCTACACTCCGGACTCCGAGGAGTCCCACGGTGTGCACTGCCTGATCGTGCGCATCCGTGAAGACGACGGCACCCCGGCCAAAGGCGTGACCCCTTCCGATCATGGGCACAAGGGCGGCCTGCTGGGCGTGGACAATGGCATGCTCATGTTCGACAACGTGCGTGTGCCGCGGGAGAATTTGCTTAACCGCTTCGGCGACGTCGCCGAGGACGGCACCTATTCCTCCCCGATCGAATCGAAGAACCGCCGCTTCTTCACCATGCTGGCTACGTTGGTGCGCGGTCGCCTGGGCGTTGGTGCCTCCGCAGCCGGCGCGACTCGTGCTGGTCTGGCCATAGCGGTCAAATACGCCAACATCCGCCGTCAGTTCGAGGCGGGGGAGGTCGGCACCGAGTCGCGCTTGATTGACTACCGTGTTCACCGCCGTCGCCTGCTGATCCCAGTTGCGCGTTCTTATGCCCTGGCTGTGTTCCAAAACAAGCTTCTGGACCGCTTCCAGGAGCAAACCAACGCGATTACCTCTGGGAACTGGAACCCCGCCGACCCGACCGACGAGCAGGACCGCGCCGGCCGTGAGATGGAGTCGCTCGCCGCGATTTTCAAAGCTACCGCGGCCACGCACGCTAACCGTAGCCTGCAAGAGGCGCGTGAGGCCTGCGGCGGCGCTGGCTACATGGCGGAGAACCTGCTGACTACCTTCCGCGCCGATGTCGATATCTTCACCACCTTCGAGGGCGATGACACGATTCTGCGTCAACTTGTGGGCAAGAACCTGCTGACTGCTTACGGCCGTGAGGTCTCAGAGATGTCGCCGTTCGGCATGGCCCGCTTCGTCGCCGCGAACGTCGGTGACATCCTCACCCGCCGCTCCGGGATCGCCGCTGGCGTGCAGTCCATTCAGGATCGCATGAGCGGCACGGATTCGCTTTTCGACGCCGAAACTCAGCTCCACGTTGTTCAGACCCGCGAGGAACAGGTACTCAACTCGTTGGTGCGCCGCGTCCAGGTAGCCCGCAAGATGGAGCGCGCCGAAGCCGCTAAGGTCATTGACAAAGCCCAGGACCACCTGCTTGCCGCAGCCGTGGCTTACGGCGACCGCATGATGGTGCAGTCCATGATTGAGGCGGAGCAAACCATCCCGGAGGATTCCCCAGCGCGGGCGGTCTTTGAGCAACTGCGCCACCTGTTTGTCCTAGACACCATCACCACCCACGCCGATTGGTACCAGGAGCACAACGTGTTGCACTCTGGGCGTCTCAAAGCTGCCAAGGCTGCGGTCAATGATCTCGTCGATTCTTTGGGCCCCTGGTCTGAGGTCATCGTCGACGCTTTCCAAATCCCGCAGGTCGTTCTTGATCGTCCGATGATGGTCAACGGCGGCACCGACAAAAGCTAA
- a CDS encoding acetyl-CoA C-acetyltransferase, whose translation MNYPRKVAILGGNRIPFARSNKEYADASNQDMLTAALDGLVARFGLQDERLGQVVGGAVLKHSRDFNLVRESVLSSPLDPTTPAFDLQHACGTSLTSAVQVADAIALGRIESGIGCGTDTTSDAPLQVNDRLRTTLIKAASAKKPLDRVKLFAGLRPGDLAPEQPQAGEPRTGLSMGEHAAITAREFGITREAQDELAAASHQNLAKAYNEGFFNDLMTPFLGVQRDTNLRPDSNVETLAKLKPVFGKQDAIQHGTQATMTAGNSTPLTDGAAAALLSSEKWAREHGLEPQAYLIDSEIAAVDFVSGRDGLLMAPTYAVPRLLERNGLSLQDFDYYEIHEAFASQVLATLAAWEDETYCRERLGLDSALGSIDRAKLNVKGSSLAAGHPFAATGARILATAAKTLAENGGGRTLVSVCAAGGQGVVAIIER comes from the coding sequence GTGAACTACCCCCGTAAGGTCGCCATCTTGGGCGGCAACCGCATCCCCTTTGCCCGCTCCAACAAGGAATACGCGGACGCATCCAACCAAGACATGCTCACCGCAGCACTCGATGGTCTTGTCGCCCGCTTCGGTTTGCAAGACGAGCGCCTGGGCCAGGTCGTCGGCGGTGCGGTGCTCAAGCACTCCCGCGATTTCAACCTCGTTCGTGAATCTGTTTTGAGCTCCCCGCTCGACCCGACGACGCCAGCTTTCGACCTGCAGCACGCCTGTGGCACCAGCCTGACCTCCGCAGTCCAGGTCGCTGACGCGATCGCGCTGGGCCGCATTGAGTCCGGTATCGGCTGCGGCACCGACACCACCTCAGATGCGCCCCTGCAGGTCAACGACCGTCTGCGCACCACTTTGATCAAGGCTGCGAGCGCCAAGAAGCCCCTCGACCGAGTGAAGCTTTTTGCTGGCCTGCGCCCCGGCGACCTAGCTCCCGAGCAGCCGCAAGCTGGAGAGCCGCGCACGGGCTTGTCTATGGGTGAGCACGCGGCGATCACCGCCCGCGAGTTCGGCATCACCCGCGAAGCCCAAGACGAGCTCGCCGCCGCGTCGCACCAAAACTTGGCCAAGGCTTACAACGAAGGCTTCTTCAATGACCTGATGACCCCGTTCCTCGGCGTGCAGCGTGACACGAACCTGCGCCCCGACTCCAACGTGGAGACTCTGGCGAAGCTCAAGCCTGTCTTTGGCAAGCAGGACGCCATCCAGCACGGCACGCAAGCCACCATGACCGCAGGCAACTCCACGCCGCTTACCGACGGCGCCGCAGCCGCTCTGTTGAGCTCTGAAAAGTGGGCTCGCGAGCACGGTCTTGAACCGCAGGCCTACCTCATTGACTCCGAGATCGCTGCCGTCGATTTCGTTTCTGGCCGCGATGGCCTGCTCATGGCCCCCACCTACGCGGTGCCGCGTTTGCTGGAGCGCAACGGTCTGAGCCTGCAAGACTTCGACTACTACGAAATCCACGAGGCCTTCGCCTCTCAGGTTTTGGCGACCTTGGCCGCCTGGGAGGACGAGACTTATTGCCGTGAGCGCCTCGGCCTGGATAGTGCCCTAGGCTCCATCGACCGCGCAAAACTCAACGTTAAGGGCTCCTCGCTCGCCGCCGGGCACCCCTTCGCCGCCACCGGTGCGCGCATCCTCGCCACCGCCGCGAAGACCTTGGCCGAAAACGGCGGCGGACGCACGCTGGTCTCCGTGTGCGCCGCCGGCGGCCAGGGCGTTGTCGCCATCATCGAGCGCTAG
- a CDS encoding 3-oxoacyl-ACP reductase, with the protein MAPTNILEQLINSPVAAKLGVPQGYPLRRYTPGEALLHGPVVTGGNGRLNDAIRTALDGDYKLLNAAADTPRTGVVFDATGLTTPEQLVELHSFFHPQMRKLTDNARLVVVGTTPELTEDADARIAARALEGFTRSLAKEMRKGGTVQLVYVDPSVDGETFAPVESTLRFLLSGKSAYVDGQVIRVTETGAQHPQSWDQPLAGRLAVVTGAARGIGAVIAETLHRDGAKVICVDIPQSGEGLTATANKVKGTSLPLDVTDPEAAEKIAEHAEQRYGRKVDVVVHNAGVTRDKLLANMDQDRWLMVQNINLVAPVRITERLIELDALGENPAVIGVSSTSGIAGNRGQTNYGATKAGIIGFVDSLAEKLAELGGNVNAVAPGFIETEMTAAMPTGPREVGRRINSLQQGGQPVDVAEAVAFFASTASRAVNGNTVRVCGQSILGA; encoded by the coding sequence GTGGCCCCTACAAACATTCTGGAACAGCTCATCAACTCGCCGGTCGCAGCGAAACTCGGCGTGCCCCAGGGCTACCCCCTTCGCCGCTACACCCCCGGCGAAGCGCTGCTGCACGGACCGGTGGTCACCGGCGGCAACGGACGCCTCAACGACGCCATCCGAACCGCACTCGACGGAGATTACAAACTCCTCAACGCTGCCGCCGACACCCCCCGCACCGGCGTGGTCTTCGACGCCACCGGCCTGACCACCCCGGAACAGCTCGTAGAGTTGCACAGCTTCTTCCACCCGCAGATGCGCAAACTCACCGATAACGCCCGCTTAGTCGTCGTGGGCACCACCCCGGAACTCACCGAGGACGCCGACGCCCGCATCGCCGCCCGCGCCCTCGAAGGCTTCACCCGCTCCCTGGCCAAAGAAATGCGCAAAGGTGGCACAGTTCAACTGGTCTACGTTGATCCCAGCGTCGATGGCGAGACCTTTGCCCCGGTTGAATCCACGCTGCGCTTTTTGCTGTCCGGCAAGTCTGCCTACGTCGACGGCCAGGTCATTCGTGTCACCGAAACCGGTGCGCAGCACCCGCAGAGCTGGGACCAGCCCCTCGCTGGCCGCCTCGCCGTAGTCACCGGCGCAGCCCGCGGCATCGGTGCCGTCATCGCCGAAACACTGCACCGCGACGGCGCGAAAGTGATCTGCGTAGACATCCCGCAATCCGGCGAAGGTTTGACCGCCACCGCCAACAAAGTCAAGGGCACCTCCCTTCCCCTGGATGTGACCGACCCGGAGGCAGCCGAGAAAATCGCCGAACACGCCGAGCAGCGCTACGGCCGCAAAGTTGACGTGGTCGTTCACAACGCCGGCGTCACCCGCGACAAACTTTTGGCCAACATGGATCAGGACCGCTGGCTGATGGTGCAAAACATCAACCTGGTCGCCCCCGTGCGGATCACCGAGCGCCTCATTGAACTTGACGCTTTGGGCGAAAACCCGGCCGTCATCGGCGTGTCCTCCACCTCCGGTATCGCCGGCAACCGCGGCCAGACCAACTACGGCGCAACCAAGGCTGGCATTATCGGGTTTGTCGATTCGCTCGCAGAAAAACTAGCGGAGCTCGGCGGCAACGTCAACGCTGTTGCCCCTGGCTTCATCGAAACCGAGATGACCGCCGCGATGCCGACCGGCCCGCGTGAGGTAGGCCGTCGCATCAACTCCCTGCAGCAGGGCGGCCAGCCTGTCGACGTCGCCGAAGCCGTCGCCTTCTTCGCCTCCACCGCGTCCCGCGCCGTCAACGGCAACACCGTGCGCGTGTGCGGCCAGTCCATTTTGGGAGCATAA
- a CDS encoding MaoC family dehydratase, which translates to MSNTETLNSIPDLKKVMRRIVAGAVPAVGTKHVADADPSTHLEVHGVSIERAHLATYTRATGLRLGNEVPITYLYVLSFPLTMELMSRSDFPFAPVGAVHVANEITQLRPVGVDENFTVRTHAENLRPHRKGLLIDIITTVTPDNETEPVWSQTSTFLGQGARFASSAPVALTTRGRDDARPLDFPDVPDHAAIAQWRFSRNNVRAYVEASGDSNPIHTSNLGAKAFGFPAVIAHGMLSAAAALRLVDGRWAGPLRYTVEFHKPIVIPARVAAWAEPDDNGFSLQLRQASKPEKLHLNARLDRIDT; encoded by the coding sequence ATGTCGAACACCGAAACCCTCAACTCCATCCCCGACCTGAAAAAGGTCATGCGCCGCATCGTCGCGGGGGCGGTCCCGGCCGTGGGCACCAAGCATGTCGCCGACGCAGATCCCAGCACCCACCTTGAGGTCCACGGGGTCAGCATCGAGCGCGCCCACCTGGCTACCTACACGCGCGCCACCGGACTGCGGCTGGGCAACGAGGTTCCCATCACCTACCTCTATGTCCTGTCTTTCCCGCTGACGATGGAGCTGATGAGCCGCTCGGACTTCCCCTTTGCCCCAGTCGGCGCCGTCCACGTGGCCAACGAAATCACACAACTTCGCCCGGTGGGCGTCGACGAGAACTTCACGGTGCGCACCCACGCCGAGAACCTGCGCCCGCACCGCAAGGGCTTGCTTATCGACATCATCACCACCGTCACCCCCGACAACGAAACCGAGCCGGTCTGGTCGCAGACCTCCACCTTCCTCGGCCAAGGCGCACGCTTTGCCTCATCCGCCCCGGTGGCTTTGACCACCCGCGGACGCGACGATGCCCGCCCACTCGACTTTCCCGACGTCCCCGATCATGCGGCCATCGCCCAATGGCGTTTTAGCCGCAACAATGTTCGGGCATACGTGGAGGCCTCGGGCGATTCCAACCCGATCCACACCTCTAACCTGGGTGCGAAAGCTTTCGGCTTCCCGGCGGTAATCGCCCACGGCATGCTCTCAGCCGCCGCGGCGCTGCGCCTGGTCGACGGACGCTGGGCCGGACCACTTCGCTACACCGTCGAGTTCCACAAACCCATTGTGATCCCCGCCCGCGTAGCAGCCTGGGCCGAACCGGACGACAACGGTTTTAGCCTGCAGCTACGCCAAGCCTCCAAACCGGAGAAACTCCACCTCAATGCGCGACTGGACCGGATCGACACCTAA
- a CDS encoding DUF4191 domain-containing protein produces the protein MANSKDKAASKALKKQQREAKRAQRKSTMSQVWQAFNLQRKRDPKLIPIMLISVIGMALLFFLIGMLWNGQWFMLVIGLMLGIVLAMWLFTRRLEASMFEEVGNQPGAAAWSLENLRSTMGIAWVTKTSVAATPQMDVVHRTVGNPGVILVGEGNPTRLKKMMDSQARRVDRLLAGVPIHQIIIGEGEGQTQVRDLQKKLLKLPKEYKKNEVYSLAAKLDAMDNRNANRPEGLPGGPLPRQAQSMAGMNRRMRRMQERKGK, from the coding sequence ATGGCTAATTCGAAGGACAAAGCGGCGAGCAAAGCCCTGAAGAAGCAGCAGCGCGAGGCGAAGCGCGCGCAGCGCAAGAGCACCATGAGCCAAGTCTGGCAAGCGTTCAACCTGCAGCGCAAGCGTGACCCGAAGCTCATTCCGATCATGTTGATCAGCGTCATCGGTATGGCACTGCTGTTCTTCCTCATCGGCATGCTCTGGAACGGCCAGTGGTTTATGCTGGTCATCGGCCTGATGCTGGGTATCGTCCTGGCGATGTGGCTGTTTACCCGCCGTCTTGAGGCTTCCATGTTCGAGGAGGTGGGAAACCAACCCGGCGCGGCTGCATGGTCTCTCGAAAACCTGCGCAGCACAATGGGCATCGCTTGGGTGACCAAGACCTCTGTGGCAGCAACCCCACAAATGGATGTTGTGCACCGCACGGTGGGCAACCCTGGTGTCATCCTCGTCGGCGAAGGCAACCCAACCCGGTTGAAGAAGATGATGGATAGCCAGGCACGGCGCGTCGACCGCCTGCTGGCTGGCGTGCCAATTCACCAAATCATCATCGGTGAAGGCGAAGGGCAAACCCAGGTGCGCGATCTGCAAAAGAAGTTGCTGAAGCTGCCCAAGGAGTACAAGAAAAACGAGGTGTACTCTTTAGCGGCGAAGCTCGACGCGATGGATAACCGCAACGCGAACCGACCGGAGGGACTTCCCGGCGGGCCGCTGCCGCGCCAAGCGCAATCCATGGCGGGAATGAACCGCAGGATGCGCCGCATGCAGGAGCGCAAGGGCAAATAA